The Humulus lupulus chromosome 4, drHumLupu1.1, whole genome shotgun sequence genome has a window encoding:
- the LOC133832822 gene encoding uncharacterized mitochondrial protein AtMg00860-like, producing MDPTKIEVVSQWKPPKNALDVRSFLGLAGYYRRFVEGFSNIATPMTVLTRKNAKFVWTKQCERSFQELKMKLPTAQVLTIPNGTEEYAIYSDASGQGLGAVLMQHGKVIAYASR from the coding sequence ATGGATCCTACCAAGATAGAGGTAGTAAGTCAgtggaaacctccgaaaaatgcTCTGGATGTGAGAAGTTTTCTtggattagcagggtattataggCGGTTCGTAGAAGGGTTCTCGAATATAGCTACGCCAATGACCGTTCTTACCCGTAAAAATGCTAAGTTTGTATGGACCAAACAGTGTGAGAGGAGTTTCCAAGAACTAAAGATGAAGTTGCCCACTGCCCAAGTGCTGACTATCCCTAATGGGACAGAGGAATACGCGATCTACAGCGATGCCTCAGGACAAGGACTAGGGGCGGTACTGATGCAACAtggaaaggtgatagcttatgcctCCCGATAG